Sequence from the Rutidosis leptorrhynchoides isolate AG116_Rl617_1_P2 chromosome 3, CSIRO_AGI_Rlap_v1, whole genome shotgun sequence genome:
tagtttaacaaaacgagatgtgccttatataaggattcatttactcggctggtaatattcaaaaatccaatttatcaatcttacaaacaagttatttaaatattaattgtagattcaaaatcaattccaattaacgtcaatcataattcagttgaccatatcttttaattcgttcatcgaaattacgcgatttctaaatgaaaagttattgatttttcgtcagctttccaaaaacatgcatatcatataccttttatcagtaatatatgtatttaattagtgattcatcataactatctaacgacgaaatttagcatacaaacatgcataaacatatatactcgagcactagacatgtatacactattaatatataaaagataagatatgaatgctcacgtatcaatattgtgattcaatattgcaggaaattacgtagacgcaatagagatgataaacactaggtttgacttgcaaacaatacccacgaatattacccataacctccatagctataacccataatttccttagctctatcccgttcgaaaagcttgttttgaagtgacacgctcatgacctcgtcgtagtattttatgtataatattaattaattaataataataataataataataataataataataataataataataataataataataataatatataaagagagcagagcgatgtgaggatatgtgtgtgtgtaatcgagcaaaaacgaattcaatttatagacctttcctgaaatctgaccccatgcgatcgcatgggttttatgcctatttcccatgcgatcgcatgaccccaaaatccagctcacaatttttttgttgttttgcttgtcgacataattaaatataatatatataatttaaattaattaattatataatatattatattctcttgtctagttgacttgtaatttttgttctgataagtcgtacgtcgtcactcgacttatgtcccggttccggtttttcgaacgtcctgtcgtacactgagaaaactgacactttacctttcgtgactcgtacatttgtcaaaatatagacttaactatccataaactatatcactcgaaatataacttatacattcgagtgttttggtcatttatttctataaatcatcgtctcgttatctatcaaagtatatttaataatattgttttaaatcaaaacgtttaataaccaagttaatattcataaacacgttttaaatacacatcgcaagttattcatacaattacaattccaacttatcatatatatttaaatagatatttaaaccaataagttttatgcacagtatcatacaattaatactttgttacgctttcaagttatagtgtatatatgtatctttttacatataattgttcgtgaatcgtcgagaacagtcgatgggtaattgaataattcaaaaattttgagtttcagttttacagactttgcttatcgtgtcggaaatattaaatcatatcgagaatttggttcaaaatacaACCCATATATACGGCCatatttacagactttgcttatccagGTTTACAGGCTATGTTTTTCTTTCTCTTTGAGATCTTGTGGATTTATTCTCCTTTGGCATGCTCATGTATTTATAATGAACCATCATCGGGTGAATGCTATATATGAATACAACCCATATATACGGCCATACAACTCACATACCTCCATGTAAAAGCAACTAGCAGCTAGAAACTTTTGACTTAGATGGAATATACATGTGAAAAGCAAACAAGTGTGCAAAGCCGCAATTTATACATGCACAAGACAATTTGACTTTTTCTACTAAATGATTTGTCATATATTTGGACTAGTGTCCACCAATCTCCACCTTGAAAAACATTTATCTTTATTCGTCACTGAAAAATACTATAGCCTAGTATTTTCACCATTGGCCTTCTTATCACCGctgcacacaccttgaatcacctcgGTCCTGAACCTGATTCAAATAAGTGACCAATAATCATGTGCAGCTAACCCTGTCAACTTACATATTTGACTCCGAAGAGGAGTCTTGAATCACCTCACCCTCAGTAGGATTTCCCTTCTCACCATCGTCTAACTTGATCAAACATGTTGTCACATGTTCCCGATCAATTTACCGTGTGCACACTTTCCAAACCTTCGAGATACGAGTATATCTAGCACTCTCCACCAGACGATAcaaaccctcatacttctctccAATCATCAGGACCTTTACGCcacgtgtgattttcataactccacctacggCCGAATAGCCGTATCCTTGAGAATCTAACTGGCTTAGGGAAATTTGATTTTTGCACATCTTTGGTGCGTACGTCACGCCACCAAGTGTATAAGCAGCTCTGTGAAATAATTTTGTTTTCACCATGCcaacaccctcaacatcacatgttgaaccatcacctaaagtcagcacccccgtcttctttaatattagcttatcaaaataagctttCTTGGAACACACATGCATTATACAACCCgaatctaaaatccattcatcttgagcagaagtagaacttttgAAGATTGTGAGAACATCTCCCAAATTAACCGATTCATTAATCGCAACTGCAATCGATGAACCCCCAGATTTATCTTCACCATTCTTCCAAAGTGGACAGTCCTTCTTGAAGTGATCCAACTCCTGACATTTGAAGCATTGGATACCCTTCATTCCGTTTCTTGATCTGGACCTACTTTTATCATCAGATCTTTTTCCAGAAAACTTTCCCTTTCCATGACCAACCATATCAAATTCATGCTCAAAACAGTCATCGGATCTTTGTCTCTTATCTCGAGAAAAGAGTGCCGGTACTACCTcctcatctttacagtagcctttCCATAAAGAACAGTAGTAACCAAAGTATCATATGAACTGGGAAGATAGATaagaagaataagggtcttatcttcttcctcaatATTAACCTCAACTTTACAAGTTGATCCACCAGACCATTAAACACGTTCATGTGTTCAATGATATTCCCGCCTTGCTCCATCTTCAACCGATAAAGATCACGCTTTAAGTTCAGCTTTGTAGTCATGTTCTTCCCGAGATATAACTTCTTGAGGGCCACCCACAACCCCATCGCGGTTGTTTTGCCACTAACATTATTAATGATCTTATCACTGATAAAAAGGCGAATGGTACTGACACATCTTTCCTCGATGTCATTCCAATCGTCATCAGTCATTTTTTCCGGCTTTCCGTCCTTTTTACTCTTCAACGGCTTTGCCAAGCCTTGTTGAACCAAGACATCCTTCACCCTTGCTTTCCACAAGGTGAAATTCCCGGTTCCatcaaatggctccaccttaaacTGCATACCGCTATTTACCACCATCTCAAACCAAAAAAAATATCTGATAAACCtggatacgctctgataccacttgttatcaCAACTTTCCTGACGTACCCACactagcggaagcgaggatataactGTTTGAGATAAACTTGCAAGAAATAATAGAAAGCTATATAAAGTagctgataacacgacgatttaacgtggttaaGCAAAACCCTgactacgtccaccccaagagttccctttattcttataatataaaagaacccaggtcaataaaaagtacactatgagttaacccAAACCAAAGCCCCTTAGATTTttgtataaaatctaagtttcccgtacactcttttacaatccttacaagaataaactctcggcctcacaaataaacacactccgttgataaacctatcaactatgtttttctttctttttgtgaTCTTGTGGATTCATTCTCCTTTGGCATGCTCATGTATTTATAATGAACCATCATCATGTGAATGCTATATATGAATACAACCCATATACACGACCATACAACtcacatatgtagtgacccgaacttttccatgtttatatatattaaatgaagttgatatttatatgattaaatgtttccaacatgttaagcaatcaaacttgttaagacttgattaattgaaataggtttcatgtagacaattgaccacccaagttgaccagcgattcacgaacgttaaaacttgtaaaaactatatgaggatatatatatatatatatatatatatatatatatatatatatatatatatatatatatatatatatatatatatatatatatatatatatatatatatggatatgtatatagctaatatgatattatgaaaagtaattatctcactaggtatattaacaatgagttatatacataaaatgagactattgaattatgaaactcgaaacgataaatataacgattatcgttataacaacgccttactaaatacatatgtatcatattatgatatattcattgttggtgatttgtgtcaccaatatgatttaagtgtaataggattaatttgttaaccaaaataaccttgataaatatcgaacaagtttgggaaagtgtggagtgcacacttgtttgaacttatcttaattatgacgggggttcgggggcagcgcccctgatagtggtgtccaaggggtggcaacccctgacggggtccaaggggcagagcccctggctgggatcgagctgccaggtcagctcagaatttttttttgtttgggataatatcgctttattaaaaatgtgttaaaatttgatataaagctttcaacaacattaaattagatcgttaacttaaagctttcaaaaacaacacttacatgtaacgactaacgatgacttaacgactcagttaaaatgaatatacatgtagtgtattaagatgtattagtacacttttgaaagacttcaagacacatatcaaagtaattctacttaccaaaaatgcttacaattatatttccattcattttcatcaacaattctactcgtagtcattcagtattcgtatccgtattatacacagcttctagacgtacttactatgagtatatatcaataggaactagcatgagattccactcttgattatgtcatgcatgactaatcaaatttaatttctaccatgaactagtcaactaactagaactctttttaaccccactcaccactcatcattcaccactcaccaatcaatccatttcacttccaattctctttctaattctctctcaacacctacacacacttatgaacgaatttttccagtaaactaatcatcatcttcatcaaaaattacttcaagaatcaagctataatcatcataggaagaacacttcaagaacacttcaaaaatcctttcaagtgtaccagtttacttccaagctttctaatccattccaagtaatcatctaagatcaagaaacctttgttatttacagtaggttatctttcttattcaaggtaatattcatattcaaactttgattcgatttctataactataaactatcttaattcgagtaaaaatcttacttgaacttgtttttgtgtcatgatcctacttcaagaactttcaagccattcaagatcctttgaagctagatcatttcttgtcacttccagtaggtttacctactaaacttgaggtagtaatgatgttcataacatcatttaattcatatatatataactatcttattcgaagatttaaacttgtaatcactagaacatagtttagtatattctaaacttgttcgcaaacaaagttaatccttataaattaacttttaaaatcaactaaacacatgttctatatctatatgacatgttaacttaatgatttaaaacctggaaacacgaagaacaccgtaaaaccggatatacgccgtcgtagtaaaaccgggggctgtttaggtttggataattaaaaactatgataaactttgatttaaaagctattattctgggaaaatgatttttattatgaacatgaaactatatccaaaaatcatggttaaactcaaagtggaagtatgttttccaaaatggtcatctatacatcgttctttcgactgaaatgactacctttacaaaaacgacttgcaacctgtattttcgactataaacttatactttttctgtttagattcataaatttaagttcaatatgaaaccatagcaactttaatcactcaaaacggatttaaaatgaagaagttatgggtaaaacaagattggataattttgcttgttgtagctacgtgaaatttgtgacaaatctatacaaatcataacttaaccaacttatattgtattatacatgtattctaacatatattatgtaattttgggatatcatagacacgtatacaatgttttgacatatcatatcgacccatctatatatattatttggaacaaccatagacactctatatgcagtaatgtttgagttagctatacagggttgaggttgattccaaaataatatacatactttgagttgtgatcgagtctgagacttgtagacactgggttgtggattgattcgagataatatatatattgatttatttctgtacatctaactgtggacaactagttgtaggttactaacgaggactgctgacttaataaacttaaatcgttaaaacgtaataaaaatggtgtgaatgtattttgatcatactttgatatatatgtacatatttgttataggttcgtgaatcgacccgtggccaagtcttattttccgacgaagtgaaaatctgtgaaagtgagttatagtctcatttttgctatctaatatttttgggatgagaatacatgcagttttgaaaatgatttacaaaatagacacaagtattgaaactacattctatgttgaatcgttataccggatatcgcccttgttgaacttggtagcctaagaattagtgtttattataattgccaccaattgacgcgaatcctaaagatagatctatgggctttgacacgccacagtcagagaatttgaaatgctttagtactttgatatttatatatggggatattctagatgcatttgttaatgtcggttaccaggtgttcaaccatatgaatgatttttatgcagattgcatgttattgaaagatgaaatcttgtggtctattattacaatttgatatataggttaaacctagaactcaccaacatttttgttgacgtttaaagcatgtttattctcaggtgattattaagagcttccgctgttgcatgctaatttatgaacaagagttggagtcagcatgcttgtataatattgtttaaaaactgcattcgaagacatatatattgttgtgtaatattattgtaaaccattatgtaatggtcgtgtgaaaacgctatattttagatcatcattatttgataatcgtcgtaatattttaaaggttatggtttgttttaaaaatcgaatgcagtctttgaaaaacgtctcatatagaggtcaaaacctcgcaacgaaatcaattaatatggaacgtttataatcgatatgaacgggacatttcaacataccTCCATGTAAAAGCAACTAGCAGCTAGCAACTTTTGACTTAGATGGAATATACATGTGAAAAGCAAACAAGTGTCCACAGCCGCAATTTATACATGCACAAGACAATTTGACTTTGTCTACTGAATGATTTGTCATATATTTGGACTAGTGTTCAACACCAACACATCATAATCATCAAAAAGTGGAAAAAAAACAACCAATTTAAACTACCAACATCACAGACGACTGCAAATAGTCTTAGAAGTTGTGTGATTAAGAGTAAAACAGACTATTGACCACATATTTTATTGGAATGAATTAATGCATCTAGAACATTTCCATGTATACTAAACACGACCACATATTTTTTTTTGGTGTCCCAAACCATTTTGGTTCATTAACGATGGTTTGCATCCCCAAAGATTTTAGAGTTTGCGAAGTTAATATGGTTCTCCTATTTCATCACGAGTTTGGTTGCCTTCATTACCTCCATTAACGAAGGAGGTTTTGTTTCTCTATGGATGAATTTCTCTCTTTGCTCAATTGTTGGAACAATAAATTTTGGCTACCAACCGCAATGAGGGGTTTGCACTTGATGAGTTTTGGTCAAAGAAAACTGATGCAGCTTGTTCCTACAAAATATGAAATTGTTGACTTTTTGGAGCTGgtcaaagtgtaaagtaaatgattgAGGATTCTAGGCATGGAATGCATTTGTTCATGTGGAAGTCCTTGTGGCCTTTGTTGACATCAGTTAATCAAACTGCATATGAAGGTGAGGGTTTTGGTCTTCAAAAGTTTAAAGAAGTTTGTAGATGAGATTTCATTTTGGTTCAATATAATGCATCATTTCTTTCAATTTGGTCTAGAATCATTTGTGTAGGCAAGTTAGCAAGCATAACATCAAGTTGCTTTGTTATGTTCTTTCAGTTTGGTTTAGTTTCTTTAGTGTAGGCAAGCAAGCAAGCTAGCGTAATGCTTCAATCTTTCATGTAATCGTGACCTTTTCATTCTTTTCGATGAAAAATGTCTTATTTTAATTGTATGTTTTTCGgcgaaaaaaaataatactaaacaCGAGCATATGATGAATGGCAAGGAGTTTTTCTTCTtttcttattattatattattattattaattattattattattaattatttactatctacctttttttttcttcttcttttattCTCTCATTTTATCAATTCAGATGATTAAATTTATGACTACAATTTGTTGGTTAGACATTTTGAACATTTGTATAGACTTTCTACTCTCAATAACTAGAATATACATTGTATAAGAGTGCTAGTAACGGTCCGCGGTTGGAGCCGTTATTAGCTCCGCCGTTGGAGTACGCCGATACTAGCGTACCGTCGGTCATCCGCGGTTGAAGCACCGCCAACCATATTTTCGTTGTTGAGCATTTTGAATAACAGATATATATCCGTTGAACGGTctatttgaattttttttcttttaatctcCATTTCTacctctatatatatacatactccaCAATACGAGAAAGGAGGATTAACAATACATTTCCGAGCATGTCAATGACAATGACTATAATGAAGCAGGACCCTAGGCAATTCTCGAAGATGAAGACGTAGACGAAGATGAAGACGAAGACGAGTGCGAGGAGtagtttaatttgttttattttatttagttatgcaatgtaattttttatttgtaattttaatttgtatttgtttttgtttattgtaatttttaattaataagaaatacaacaacaacaacaaaatccaataccacatgggtggtgtatgagggaggtgagatgtagacaatccttccactattcgagaataaaaacaagtcatttctccactgggagtgaaaaacactctcaaaagtacagaaagtcatctctctctctattcgacggatatagagattgcttccgagtggacctccggccaaaaagtagatttttttaagttaaataaaattgagacgcatgaaaatggtagaatcaaattttcttgGGTTTTAAAAACCTTCCTgagattcaatttaggctctaaacggtAGTCAaggcgccaataaatcgacgcttgctgttgactccAAAATAGAGCCAAAAGACCTTGTAAACCGAACACGAAAGGCATGCtaggtggaagttgttgcgcaagcaaagagccaaccacccgaaCAAACCAAAACACCattcatgcacctttacggtagacgtCCCCGAAGTCACACAGCTAAAAGAAAACCAGCCATACCAAGAGCAACGAAGGTCGTTTTCCGCCATAATGGcctcaagatgcaccgaacgatgcacgATAATTAATAAAAAATCTATgttttaaaaaataattatttaatgaagGTGCGTTATAGTGGTTAACAGTTAGTCTTTGGTTAGTGATGAGAAGAAAgtgctgatgtgacgctgatgtggcaGTCCATCCTTGGATGACATTATGTTATGGATAAGAGCGCTCTAATTGTTTGGGATTATTCTCTTTTAGCCAAGAAGATAATTCATTCATTATCTTATATTATTCCAATCAAGATTTCGTGAACCCGTGACTAATTGAGTCGAAATACTTGATTAGAAAAGTGTTCACACTATTAAACAAACAATCCAATGACTAAATTATGTGACCCATACAATCAAAAACACCCCTTTTCTAGCACACATTACATCTCGAAAGAAATAAATCAAACAAAGTTCATATCAAGACTCAAATAAAGATAATTAAAATATCTATTATGCTAAATAAATCTGGACAGGTTAGTTACATAAGTATCTATCCTGTCACCATACTAATTTTTTTGCCTTACAAACTCCGCTACCATGATCTACTAATTATAAGTTTTGAACCATATGTcgcattattaagtcaattttcgGATCAGTTATTCATTTATTAATCTTTAGCAACAATCACACAACTTGGAGCAGAGCTTGATGATTCCCCTACTAGGTTCTCTTCTTGACCATGTTGACCCGTCAAAGTCAAACTTCGTGTCACATTATCACTAAATTCAACCTCCTGTGCCGCATACACATCCTTGTGGCTATCAAGAATTGTTTTGATTGCCTTACTCATAACTTGCAAGATCTTTTTCTGGTTAGATATAGTGTTGTCTACGTACTCTTTAAACGCATTTAATTCATAATCGATTTCCCTTGACTCGCTCTCAATTTTTTTGATCTCACGTGACATCTTCTCATTCATCGGTACCTTTCTTTTGCTAGATGAtttgttcttcatgttcttcaacAAGTGAGGTTTCCCCTCTAGGAACCATTTGTTTGCATACTCACGAAGGTCCCAATTGACCTTCTTGAACCCCTAATTCATATACAAACCA
This genomic interval carries:
- the LOC139902433 gene encoding heat stress transcription factor A-2b-like; its protein translation is MGDFDVEETMMVSDLSESYGSGDDGSRVGGSSLEPLRGVRNCGVPPFVSKLYNIVCDKDYDSIISWVSIPNVARMGNHVHGATSFAIWNEVEFINKVLPLMSRSNNFDSFISQLNNYGFKKVNWDLREYANKWFLEGKPHLLKNMKNKSSSKRKVPMNEKMSREIKKIESESREIDYELNAFKEYVDNTISNQKKILQVMSKAIKTILDSHKDVYAAQEVEFSDNVTRSLTLTGQHGQEENLVGESSSSAPSCVIVAKD